The Oceanispirochaeta sp. M1 sequence TTTGCTTTAATAAGATATTTTTTTCAACTATTCTCTACCCATGAGTATAGAAAAACACCATGACTGGAAAGGAATAGCCTCCGACTGCTATCCCTGTTCTATCAACCAGGCAAAAGCCGCATCCCGTCTTGCGGGTCTCGATGAAGAGCAGACGAGGCGAATCATATCCGTCGCAGAAACAGAACTGAAAAACTCCAGAACAACGCCCATTCTTGTTCAGCATATTGTCCGACGGGTGACAGATGCCATTATATGTGAAAAAGAGGAGTCTCCGGATTTTGATATCTATAGGGAGATCAAGAGACAGTCAAATGACCTTGCATTATCTTCGGTAGGGAAATTTCAGAAAATCATCGATGGGAGCAGCTCTCCTCTGGAGAAGGCAATACAAATTGCCTCGGCAGCTAATATTATTGATTTTGGTGCAAATCACTCGGTGGATGTGGAAGAAGAACTACGGAGTCTGAGTGATATAGCCTTTGACTGCTATAATATTACAGAGTTTAGAAACAGATTGGCAGGTTCATCCACTCTGCTTTATCTCTGTGATAACTGCGGTGAAATTGTATTTGACATGCCCCTCATAAGAGAGATTCAGTCCGAGTATCCAGACATCAGGATCACAGCTGTATTCCGGGATAAAGCCATCATCAATGATGCTACTCTGGAGGATGCGGAAGCTGTGGGATTCACATCACTTGTACCTTGTATTTCCAGCGGTTCGGTCTATCCCGGTACGGTTCTACCCGAGACCAGCAATGAATTCAGGAAGCTATATGATTCAGCGGATATTATTATCTCCAAGGGGCAGGGGAATTTTGAAACTCTTCTTCCAACCGGGGATAAGCGTATTTTCTTTCTGCTGCGTATAAAATGCGAATATATGGCACAGCTGTCGGGAGTTAAGAAGGACTATCTGGTACTGATGCAGGGGCAGGAGAAATGACAGGACGACTCCCAAACACTCTTTTATGGATATAAGCTCCCGGAGCTGAATGCTATCATCACTTATTTACCCGGAATAGTTCAATAAGCCTTACAAGCGCCTCATGTGCGGTTTTCTCTATGTCATATTTGCCATCATGCAGACACCAGTCATAGAGAAGACCTCTGGAAAACCTGAGAATATAATTTGTAATATATTCCGGGGAGAGGTCTGAGCGGATTTCATTCTTACCCTGGCCTTCTCCGATAATCTCCTTGAGAATAACAGTGATGACCCGGTCCTCGGATATGAAAAAATCATTTCCATGCTGAATCTGACTCTTGTAGGTCTGGATGATAAGATCTATGCCGAGTTTTACGGCATAGAGAATCTGATAATCAATAAACTCGACAATCCTGTCAAGATAATTCTCTGCACTGAGGGAATTCCGGACATGTTTATCGAAGTACTCATCACATTCCGAATACCCTTCAATGATTATATCATCCTTCGACTTGTAATAATGATAGAAAAGCCCCTTGGAAATCCCTGCAGTCCTGCATATTTCATTAATGGTGACCTTATCAAAACCCTGTTTTTCTATAAGCTCTCTTGCGGTTGCAAAGATATTTTGTTTTGTCCGTTCGGCCTGGAGCTGCCTGTTGGTTTTATTGTTTTCGGATTTACTAATCATTTACATATTATAACATGCCGTGTTAATATCGCATAGACTGACCATGGTCAATGAATGAGGTCAGCGAAAGGAGCACTGGTTTTGAGTAATATTAATATGTTAATAACCCCTGACGAACAGGATGTTCTCGATGGAAACAGAGGAGAGACTCTTCGGAAGGCACTTGAATCTGTTGTCAGGTATGGGGAAGTTTTCGGTGCAGAAAAACTGGCAGATGTCAAACACCCTATTCATATGGTTACGTCTTTTGGAGTTCCTATTCTGACTCCCGTTTATTCACTGATGGATGAGCTTATCGAGGCCGGTCTCAAGACCGAATATCCCTTCACTGTTGATCCCCGTCCCATC is a genomic window containing:
- a CDS encoding DUF89 domain-containing protein; translated protein: MSIEKHHDWKGIASDCYPCSINQAKAASRLAGLDEEQTRRIISVAETELKNSRTTPILVQHIVRRVTDAIICEKEESPDFDIYREIKRQSNDLALSSVGKFQKIIDGSSSPLEKAIQIASAANIIDFGANHSVDVEEELRSLSDIAFDCYNITEFRNRLAGSSTLLYLCDNCGEIVFDMPLIREIQSEYPDIRITAVFRDKAIINDATLEDAEAVGFTSLVPCISSGSVYPGTVLPETSNEFRKLYDSADIIISKGQGNFETLLPTGDKRIFFLLRIKCEYMAQLSGVKKDYLVLMQGQEK
- a CDS encoding TetR/AcrR family transcriptional regulator — its product is MISKSENNKTNRQLQAERTKQNIFATARELIEKQGFDKVTINEICRTAGISKGLFYHYYKSKDDIIIEGYSECDEYFDKHVRNSLSAENYLDRIVEFIDYQILYAVKLGIDLIIQTYKSQIQHGNDFFISEDRVITVILKEIIGEGQGKNEIRSDLSPEYITNYILRFSRGLLYDWCLHDGKYDIEKTAHEALVRLIELFRVNK